A single region of the Pristis pectinata isolate sPriPec2 chromosome 23, sPriPec2.1.pri, whole genome shotgun sequence genome encodes:
- the si:dkey-191c17.2 gene encoding uncharacterized protein si:dkey-191c17.2, whose translation MHRVRVKQTYWLDEESEIKLQQLGAVLIDDVIVKDDYYDNDTFDLATNQIWLSQRDLQWQLIIALPKSNINGDGGKQGEQNSLVPKSEATTKSRSQHRDGPSSEERYGSSPRLRSWNSEGDASGKQNKVVGEGNPLQEHKTATDPEQWDKTTSTDVHDKAEPRYNELRAHRQIIEYIAQFLQISLSKEEGGDMMLSHFLQLAKIHHYASCHTAKRRTYKLKDTCRIVIEKDELMPRCLAIMSVDADVLNIINELEKMEEIAAHLRMDPCQTDPILA comes from the coding sequence ATGCATAGAGTTAGAGTTAAGCAGACCTATTGGTTGGATGAAGAATCCGAAATCAAACTCCAACAGTTGGGAGCGGTCCTGATCGACGATGTCATTGTGAAAGATGACTATTATGATAACGACACATTCGATTTGGCCACAAATCAAATCTGGCTGAGTCAGAGAGACCTTCAGTGGCAACTCATTATTGCTCTTCCGAAGTCCAACATAAACGGAGATGGTGGGAAACAGGGAGAACAGAACTCACTGGTCCCCAAATCAGAAGCAACAACGAAAAGCAGGAGCCAGCACAGGGATGGCCCAAGTTCAGAGGAACGTTATGGAAGCAGTCCCAGATTAAGGTCATGGAATAGTGAGGGAGATGCATCTGGAAAACAGAACAAAGTAGTGGGAGAAGGAAACCCATTGCAGGAACACAAAACAGCAACAGACCCTGAACAATGGGACAAAACAACCAGCACAGATGTACATGACAAAGCAGAGCCTCGGTACAACGAGCTCAGGGCACACAGACAGATTATAGAGTATATTGCACAGTTCCTGCAGATCTCTTTGTCCAAGGAGGAAGGCGGCGATATGATGTTAAGCCATTTCTTGCAGCTGGCAAAAATTCATCATTATGCAAGTTGTCACACAGCCAAGAGAAGAACATACAAGCTGAAGGATACCTGCAGAATAGTGATAGAGAAGGATGAGCTAATGCCCAGATGTTTGGCGATAATGTCCGTCGATGCAGATGTGTTGAATATCATCAACGAGCTTGAAAAGATGGAAGAAATAGCAGCACATTTGAGAATGGACCCATGTCAAACTGACCCAATTTTAGCTTAA